In Selenomonas sp. TAMA-11512, a genomic segment contains:
- a CDS encoding DUF1848 domain-containing protein, giving the protein MILNTGNRTDIPGFYSTWLYNRIEAGEVLTRNPYNPTYLTRYRLTPDLVDIIIFTTKNPEPMLDRLNFLSAYRTFWGITITPYSSDIEPYVPPVNTVIDQVIALSKHIGKRCVHWRYDPICITDKYTIEYHKRAFRNIAEKLSSHIDACVISFIDLYKKTRRNFPEAREVSREEQHELSAYFSSIAKETGITLRTCLEGEDLRMYGIDTTGCMTKAVLEHAIGETLHIPVLSRARDGCDCLLGNDIGTYNTCGHFCRYCYANEDPHLVRHFRARHDPSSPLLIGHVHPGDTIHDAKQESYIHPVTELTLF; this is encoded by the coding sequence ATGATACTGAATACGGGCAATCGCACAGATATTCCGGGCTTTTACTCCACCTGGCTTTACAATCGCATTGAAGCCGGTGAGGTGCTCACTCGCAATCCGTACAATCCGACATATCTCACCCGCTACCGCCTCACGCCCGATCTCGTCGATATCATCATCTTTACGACAAAAAATCCGGAGCCCATGCTTGATCGTCTGAATTTCCTCTCCGCCTATCGCACGTTTTGGGGCATCACAATCACTCCTTACAGCAGCGATATAGAGCCCTACGTGCCGCCTGTCAATACCGTTATTGATCAAGTCATTGCTTTGTCTAAGCACATCGGTAAAAGATGCGTCCACTGGCGTTATGATCCTATCTGCATCACGGATAAATACACCATCGAATATCATAAACGCGCTTTTCGGAACATCGCAGAAAAACTCTCTTCACATATCGATGCCTGTGTTATCAGCTTTATCGACCTCTATAAAAAGACACGGCGCAACTTCCCTGAGGCGAGAGAAGTCAGCCGCGAAGAGCAGCACGAACTCTCCGCGTATTTTTCATCGATTGCAAAGGAAACAGGCATCACTCTCCGCACCTGTCTGGAAGGCGAAGATCTCCGTATGTACGGTATCGATACCACCGGCTGTATGACAAAAGCCGTCCTTGAACACGCCATCGGCGAGACACTTCACATTCCAGTTCTTTCAAGGGCTCGTGACGGCTGCGACTGCCTCCTCGGCAACGACATCGGCACATACAACACCTGCGGTCACTTTTGCCGCTACTGTTATGCCAATGAAGATCCCCATCTTGTCAGGCATTTTCGTGCCCGGCACGATCCGAGTTCACCGCTCCTCATCGGTCATGTCCACCCCGGCGACACCATCCATGACGCAAAGCAAGAGAGTTATATTCATCCGGTAACAGAGCTGACACTGTTTTAA
- the uraA gene encoding uracil permease has protein sequence MNDVSSPIPTENRAIGVNERPSLTKTIPLSLQHLFAMFGSTVLVPILFHVNPATVLLFNGIGTLFYLILCKGRIPAYLGSSFAFLSPVFLVLGDYSYESALGGFIAVGIIFVLVSGLINRIGTKWIDAIFPPAAMGSIVAVIGLELMPTAAGMAGLTAETPDMTTLIVSLSTLAITIIASVAVRGFLSIIPILIGILGGCIVAAMYSLIDFTLINEAPFFALPTIYTPEWNPAAILIIVPAALVVIVEHVGHLIVTGNIVGSDLTKNPGLDRSLLGNGLSTIFSGFFGSTPNTTYGENIGVLAITKVYSTYVIGGAAIFAIVLSLFGKLAAAIQSIPTPVMGGVSLLLFGVIAASGIRILVESKVNYNNPVNLLLTSIVMGLGVSSASITIGSVTLKGMALATVVAIILSTVFRVIGRLRGEPME, from the coding sequence ATGAACGATGTTTCATCACCTATACCGACCGAAAATCGCGCTATCGGTGTCAATGAACGGCCGTCTCTGACGAAGACCATCCCTCTCAGCTTACAGCATCTTTTTGCAATGTTTGGAAGCACCGTCCTCGTACCTATTCTCTTTCACGTCAACCCGGCGACCGTTCTCTTATTCAACGGCATCGGCACACTTTTTTATCTCATTCTCTGCAAGGGACGAATTCCGGCCTACTTGGGGTCGAGTTTTGCCTTCCTCTCTCCCGTCTTCCTCGTCCTTGGCGATTACAGTTATGAGTCGGCTCTTGGCGGATTTATCGCCGTTGGTATCATCTTTGTCCTCGTCTCCGGACTGATCAACCGTATTGGCACAAAATGGATTGATGCAATCTTTCCGCCTGCTGCAATGGGCTCCATCGTCGCTGTCATCGGTCTCGAACTCATGCCCACCGCTGCCGGGATGGCCGGTCTCACGGCAGAGACTCCTGATATGACAACCCTTATTGTTTCTCTTTCGACACTCGCAATCACCATCATTGCTTCGGTCGCTGTCCGCGGATTTCTATCTATTATACCGATCCTGATCGGTATCCTTGGGGGCTGTATCGTCGCTGCAATGTACAGTCTCATCGATTTTACACTGATAAATGAGGCTCCCTTCTTTGCATTGCCTACCATATATACGCCTGAATGGAATCCCGCCGCCATCCTTATCATTGTTCCTGCCGCGCTCGTTGTCATTGTCGAGCATGTCGGTCATCTCATCGTCACAGGCAATATTGTCGGCAGCGATCTCACAAAAAATCCCGGTCTTGACCGATCTCTTCTCGGCAACGGTCTCTCCACAATCTTCTCCGGCTTTTTTGGATCCACACCGAACACGACTTATGGGGAAAACATCGGCGTCCTCGCTATTACAAAAGTATACTCTACCTATGTCATCGGCGGCGCTGCGATTTTTGCCATTGTACTCAGCCTCTTTGGCAAGCTTGCCGCAGCCATTCAAAGTATACCGACACCTGTCATGGGTGGAGTCTCCCTTCTCCTCTTCGGTGTAATTGCCGCCTCAGGCATCCGCATCCTCGTCGAGAGCAAAGTCAACTACAATAATCCGGTCAACCTTCTCCTGACCTCCATTGTCATGGGGCTGGGCGTCTCAAGCGCCAGCATCACCATAGGCTCCGTCACGCTCAAGGGCATGGCTCTCGCTACGGTTGTCGCCATCATCCTATCCACTGTTTTCCGCGTCATTGGCAGACTTCGCGGCGAACCTATGGAATAG
- a CDS encoding M48 family metalloprotease, with protein MKYVKPLHVWKKKITVALSAWVLAALLTADIPAAEASILGTVIAGVQASHQIDQQVKYLDETEEGRQELFQYYKKELGVVHESPYEAVTRRAIDRLTQGIAQTEPTILDKPFLWFINPDKSFNAFCSMGHIMSINHGFYDYIQNEDEIAVVLGHEMAHGMKRHSARGMRKKLNATIGTALVAESISGGVLTNVVMNVVYKNIMNVQITGKQEWEADALALEYIMAAGYNPGAAPAVWQRFIEKAGDNRQNTVAEILNPANHASNGERKEKYIQTIKKMSGNKVDLVGNEVRVGGKALLRPEPAGGMSSAERACFVFGNLASAFKSGHNKAGAHVEGNTVYLGSQPIIACTNGDESTSVIADRLNSLLTLK; from the coding sequence ATGAAATACGTGAAACCGTTGCATGTATGGAAGAAGAAAATCACTGTGGCATTGAGTGCCTGGGTGTTGGCTGCACTTCTTACAGCTGATATTCCCGCAGCAGAGGCAAGTATCCTGGGCACCGTTATCGCCGGTGTGCAGGCGTCACATCAGATCGATCAACAAGTCAAATACCTCGATGAGACCGAAGAGGGCAGACAAGAGCTCTTTCAATACTATAAAAAGGAACTGGGTGTCGTGCATGAATCTCCCTACGAGGCGGTGACAAGACGTGCTATTGATCGTTTGACGCAGGGCATTGCGCAGACTGAGCCGACGATTTTGGATAAACCGTTTCTTTGGTTCATTAATCCGGATAAGAGCTTCAATGCATTCTGCTCCATGGGACACATTATGAGTATCAATCATGGGTTTTATGATTACATTCAAAACGAAGATGAGATTGCTGTCGTTTTAGGGCACGAAATGGCGCACGGAATGAAGCGCCACAGTGCTAGGGGAATGCGTAAAAAGCTTAATGCTACCATCGGTACAGCCCTTGTCGCCGAGAGTATCAGTGGCGGCGTGCTGACAAATGTTGTGATGAACGTTGTGTATAAGAACATCATGAATGTCCAAATTACGGGTAAACAGGAATGGGAGGCAGATGCGCTCGCATTGGAATACATTATGGCAGCAGGGTATAACCCGGGAGCCGCACCTGCAGTCTGGCAGCGATTCATCGAGAAGGCGGGCGATAATCGACAGAATACGGTTGCCGAAATTCTCAATCCGGCAAATCACGCATCGAACGGTGAACGAAAGGAAAAATACATTCAGACCATCAAAAAGATGTCGGGTAATAAGGTTGACCTTGTAGGTAATGAAGTGCGCGTTGGAGGCAAGGCACTGCTGCGGCCTGAACCGGCCGGCGGTATGAGCAGTGCAGAGCGTGCTTGCTTTGTCTTTGGCAACCTTGCCTCTGCCTTTAAGAGCGGGCATAATAAAGCCGGTGCACACGTTGAGGGGAATACGGTATATCTCGGGTCGCAGCCAATTATCGCTTGCACCAACGGCGATGAGTCCACTTCCGTCATTGCTGATCGGCTCAACAGTTTATTAACCTTAAAATAA
- a CDS encoding iron ABC transporter permease, producing the protein MRKQNRIALLGLFAVLAVASALFSVIKGSVDIEFAEITEALSGNSVGVHEQIIMNIRLPRTLLAGLVGMNLALSGAILQAIMKNPLADPHIIGISSGAGLTGILMILVFPAYAYLVTPAAFVGAMGAAIAIYILAWKNGIRPIRIILAGVAVSAFLGAGISGLLIFYSDRVQGALLFMVGGLSGRSWGQLSMILPYAIGGGALAFLAARTLNILQLGDDIAKGLGTSVERSRIFLTAVAALLAASSVSVVGLLGFVGLIVPHGARLLIGSDYRYLLPASAILGACVLIFSDTLARILFAPVELPVGILMAVFGAPFFLYLLRREL; encoded by the coding sequence ATGCGAAAGCAGAACAGGATCGCTTTACTCGGACTCTTTGCCGTCTTGGCTGTGGCAAGTGCTCTGTTTAGCGTAATTAAAGGATCTGTTGATATAGAATTTGCAGAGATTACAGAAGCACTGTCCGGCAATTCCGTCGGAGTCCATGAGCAAATCATCATGAACATCCGCTTGCCCCGTACGCTGCTTGCAGGTCTTGTCGGTATGAACCTTGCCCTTTCCGGCGCTATCCTCCAAGCCATTATGAAAAATCCGCTCGCCGATCCGCATATCATTGGGATTTCTTCGGGTGCAGGGTTAACGGGCATCCTGATGATTCTTGTATTTCCTGCATATGCGTATCTCGTAACGCCGGCTGCCTTTGTCGGCGCGATGGGGGCGGCAATTGCCATCTACATCCTTGCATGGAAGAACGGTATTCGACCGATTCGCATCATCCTTGCCGGGGTCGCCGTCTCTGCTTTCCTTGGCGCAGGAATATCGGGACTCTTGATCTTCTACAGTGATCGCGTACAGGGCGCACTGCTCTTTATGGTAGGCGGACTTTCCGGGCGCAGTTGGGGGCAGCTTTCTATGATTCTTCCTTACGCAATAGGCGGCGGTGCACTCGCGTTCTTAGCCGCACGTACATTAAACATTCTACAGCTTGGAGATGATATCGCCAAGGGACTTGGTACATCCGTTGAGCGCTCGCGCATCTTCCTCACGGCGGTTGCTGCTCTTCTTGCCGCCAGCTCGGTATCTGTCGTCGGTCTCCTCGGTTTTGTGGGGCTCATTGTACCACATGGAGCCAGGCTTCTCATCGGTTCGGATTATCGCTATCTGCTTCCCGCCTCGGCAATCCTTGGCGCCTGCGTCCTCATCTTCAGTGATACGTTGGCGCGTATTCTCTTTGCACCCGTGGAGCTTCCCGTCGGTATTTTGATGGCGGTCTTCGGCGCACCGTTCTTTCTCTATCTCTTAAGGAGGGAGCTGTAA
- a CDS encoding threonine/serine exporter family protein, producing MCANFSEEELLPTYGNIYYKMRLLLRTGELLMTNGADTERILRDIRRAALYMGIPTENIHLHIAYTTLMLNINDDEHSYTEFRKCPHHGVNMTVVSGISRLTWRAIRENYTLKQYEESLDRVSHLPRHYSPILTTLAAGAACGAFTILFGGDIPAFFSTWLAASIGFFIRRYILGFGVHLYAGISIAAFISTMAAWSTQFFSGSVTPHYPLIACTLFIIPGVPLINSIDDLLNNYVISSVTRSINTFSILCSMTFGIVIALILTNVQDFTNIPIAPHELYFSQGVASILGAVGFSIIFNVPKRTLWGIALGGLIAVTTRNILTIELDFSTTLATFVAACLIGIIAMKAVHIFHVPNVILTIPSVIPLIPGVMLYRLLFGIMHIHTLTPDELLLAQRSGVEAATILIAIAVGVTIPTIFIRPYLEKYYEEHIAELLKDRYENEDS from the coding sequence ATGTGTGCAAATTTCTCTGAGGAAGAGCTTCTGCCCACCTATGGCAACATTTATTACAAAATGCGTCTCCTTCTTCGTACCGGCGAGCTGCTGATGACGAACGGCGCAGATACTGAGCGCATCCTGCGGGACATACGACGCGCGGCACTCTATATGGGCATACCCACAGAAAACATTCACCTTCACATCGCCTATACGACACTGATGCTGAACATTAACGACGACGAGCACTCCTACACAGAGTTTCGAAAATGTCCCCACCACGGGGTCAATATGACAGTCGTCAGCGGCATCAGCCGTCTCACATGGCGTGCTATTCGTGAGAACTACACTCTCAAACAGTACGAGGAGTCACTCGATCGAGTCAGCCATCTTCCCCGACACTACTCACCGATCCTGACAACACTTGCTGCGGGAGCTGCCTGCGGCGCCTTTACCATTCTCTTTGGCGGTGACATTCCCGCCTTTTTCTCAACATGGCTTGCAGCCTCGATTGGCTTCTTTATACGTCGTTACATCTTAGGCTTTGGTGTACATCTGTATGCAGGCATCTCCATTGCTGCCTTTATTTCCACGATGGCTGCGTGGTCAACACAGTTCTTCTCCGGCTCTGTTACACCCCACTACCCCTTGATTGCCTGTACACTTTTCATCATCCCCGGAGTCCCTCTCATCAATTCTATTGACGATCTTCTAAACAACTATGTCATCTCCTCTGTCACACGCAGCATCAACACATTTTCCATCCTCTGTTCAATGACGTTCGGTATCGTCATCGCTCTTATCTTGACGAATGTGCAGGACTTCACGAATATCCCCATCGCACCGCATGAACTCTATTTTTCGCAAGGCGTCGCCTCCATTCTCGGTGCGGTCGGTTTCTCCATCATCTTCAACGTACCGAAACGAACCCTCTGGGGCATCGCTCTGGGCGGTCTTATCGCTGTTACAACACGTAATATTCTGACCATCGAGCTGGACTTCTCAACGACATTGGCCACGTTTGTTGCAGCGTGCTTGATTGGTATCATTGCTATGAAAGCCGTCCACATCTTCCATGTGCCCAATGTCATTCTCACAATTCCATCAGTCATCCCGCTTATCCCGGGAGTTATGCTCTATCGCCTGCTTTTCGGTATCATGCATATCCACACACTGACTCCCGATGAGCTGCTCTTAGCACAGCGAAGCGGTGTCGAAGCAGCGACGATTCTGATTGCCATTGCTGTCGGAGTTACCATTCCAACCATCTTTATTCGCCCATACCTTGAAAAATATTACGAAGAACACATCGCTGAACTCTTAAAAGACCGCTATGAAAACGAGGATTCTTGA
- a CDS encoding ABC transporter substrate-binding protein: protein MRYRWFISGVFLLTVFFIAGCGADTAKKEDAADKVFAVVTDDAERTVTLTKKPERIVTLSTSFLEPLHAVGGTVVAKPESRLVNPDWAKDAVNIGTAGQIDIEQVIAQKPDLVLLHKGMHEKYIQMLEDNGIQNVVLEMKSYADVKRDIDILSKLTGEETKGRERIASMDSAIEHIKEKLPGEKKRVAILHSTSQGLSVQLEGSIAGSIVTLLGWENVASEMTPLAKNPDAAPYSMETLVEQNPEILFITSMGKLEEIKADMEARIASNPAWQTIPAVREGHVYYLPQELFLLSPGLEYPTAVETMAKCVYP from the coding sequence ATGAGATATAGATGGTTTATATCGGGCGTTTTTTTACTGACAGTATTTTTTATTGCAGGCTGTGGAGCGGATACCGCAAAAAAAGAAGATGCAGCGGATAAAGTTTTTGCCGTCGTCACCGATGATGCCGAACGAACTGTGACACTGACAAAGAAGCCGGAGCGTATCGTGACGCTGTCGACCTCTTTTTTAGAACCTCTGCACGCTGTTGGCGGCACGGTTGTCGCTAAGCCGGAATCCCGTCTCGTCAACCCGGATTGGGCAAAAGACGCTGTCAATATCGGAACTGCAGGGCAGATCGATATAGAGCAAGTCATCGCACAGAAGCCGGACCTTGTCCTTCTGCACAAAGGAATGCATGAGAAATACATACAGATGCTTGAGGATAACGGCATTCAAAATGTCGTGCTCGAAATGAAAAGCTATGCGGATGTCAAGAGAGATATCGATATCCTGTCAAAGCTCACAGGTGAGGAGACGAAAGGAAGGGAACGGATTGCCTCCATGGACAGCGCCATCGAGCACATCAAGGAGAAGCTGCCCGGAGAGAAGAAGCGAGTCGCCATCCTTCACAGCACATCACAGGGTCTTTCCGTTCAGCTCGAGGGATCCATTGCCGGATCAATCGTCACACTGCTGGGCTGGGAAAATGTCGCCTCAGAGATGACGCCACTGGCGAAAAATCCCGATGCAGCACCATATTCAATGGAGACTCTTGTCGAGCAGAATCCGGAGATCCTCTTCATCACAAGTATGGGCAAGTTGGAGGAAATCAAGGCAGACATGGAGGCGCGTATCGCCTCTAATCCCGCGTGGCAGACGATACCTGCCGTCCGTGAGGGACACGTCTACTACCTGCCGCAGGAGCTTTTCCTTTTAAGTCCGGGACTCGAGTACCCTACGGCTGTCGAAACAATGGCGAAATGTGTATATCCGTAA
- a CDS encoding P-II family nitrogen regulator, with amino-acid sequence MALTKIEIITRANKLDELIAALNDIGVLGLTVTQVFGSGLQRGQRDGKQSVEINLLPKIKVETVICEIPVKTVMETAQKVLKTGKIGDGKIFVYNMEDAMRIRTGDCGEDAIRDINHEEKD; translated from the coding sequence ATGGCACTTACAAAAATTGAAATCATCACGCGTGCGAATAAGCTCGATGAACTTATCGCAGCATTGAATGATATCGGTGTGCTCGGACTGACTGTCACGCAGGTCTTTGGCTCCGGACTCCAGAGAGGACAACGGGATGGCAAGCAGTCGGTGGAAATCAACCTTCTGCCGAAAATCAAGGTGGAGACGGTCATCTGCGAGATTCCGGTCAAAACGGTCATGGAGACGGCGCAAAAGGTCTTAAAGACGGGGAAGATTGGAGACGGAAAAATCTTCGTATACAACATGGAGGATGCTATGCGCATCCGCACGGGAGATTGCGGTGAGGATGCCATTCGTGATATCAATCATGAAGAAAAGGATTGA
- a CDS encoding lactate utilization protein: MHAPKKENYKHQAATIIKKLNMRKMEGYYCLTMEEAKKKVIELIGEGKKSVAYGGSMTIDETTLKDEIKAAGHELVVREDYDQTPASQKALKARQVNADTFLMSTNAITLDGELINVDGRGNRVSYMIYGPEQVIILTGMNKVTRDVEDGLKRARNIAATANTVRLNCDTPCTNTGVCADCLPHTICCQIVVTRSSIIPYRIKVVLVGEDVGY, translated from the coding sequence ATGCATGCACCCAAGAAGGAAAATTACAAGCACCAAGCTGCAACCATCATTAAGAAGCTCAACATGCGAAAAATGGAAGGCTACTATTGCTTAACGATGGAAGAGGCAAAGAAAAAGGTCATTGAGCTCATTGGAGAGGGAAAGAAAAGCGTCGCCTATGGCGGCTCTATGACCATTGATGAGACGACTTTGAAAGATGAAATCAAAGCCGCGGGGCACGAGTTGGTCGTTCGAGAAGACTACGATCAAACACCTGCGTCACAAAAGGCGCTCAAGGCGCGGCAGGTAAACGCGGATACTTTTTTAATGAGTACGAATGCCATTACGCTTGACGGAGAGCTTATCAACGTCGATGGGCGCGGCAATCGTGTCTCCTATATGATCTATGGACCCGAGCAGGTCATCATTCTCACGGGGATGAACAAGGTTACACGCGATGTCGAGGATGGTCTGAAGCGTGCGCGCAATATAGCTGCAACAGCCAACACTGTGCGTCTGAACTGTGATACGCCATGTACGAATACAGGTGTCTGCGCGGACTGTCTTCCGCATACGATTTGCTGTCAGATCGTTGTGACACGGTCATCTATTATTCCATATCGAATCAAAGTTGTTCTTGTCGGCGAAGATGTCGGGTATTGA
- a CDS encoding ISLre2 family transposase, with amino-acid sequence METIVTEILEIIKGTKDNISQEEQLRSYFETLICRAVSEAFERIDKELAKRYAAKGWHVERLDARCVQASYGTIQIRRRRMKKEGEASIYPLDKEVGIRPYRRYTAYLEYVIACIAAKSVYRDTAAVVNLLSPVTISHQQVAHVVRRVGETYGAWEKLQESTDPMEETELRRPEVLYIEGDGLMLHGQNKKQLELHRFQIAEGVQENGNRRTLIGTHYVANLDHEKAKESLLHYLGSHYDLTHTLVLSNSDGGAGYTCGVFEEILGSVGQHEHFLDWYHVQRKCRERLLWANSTLYKKLYKALYTHEREEMGLVLDTVESMSQDERQTEQVELLRKYIERNWIYLAGLEERGIGEYRKLLGTCESNHRLYSYRMKKQGRRWSRAGGEAMVKIITGLKNGDLREAMAAKAEWFNAKAGRDFRGAVREALKRSKRTTYDGVRHGRITVSAPMSSGIGHLSKCFA; translated from the coding sequence ATGGAAACTATTGTAACAGAAATCCTGGAAATAATAAAGGGTACAAAAGACAATATCTCCCAAGAAGAACAACTGCGCAGTTACTTTGAAACCCTGATATGCCGTGCAGTTAGTGAGGCATTCGAACGAATTGACAAAGAACTGGCAAAGCGATACGCAGCCAAAGGCTGGCACGTGGAACGGCTTGATGCACGGTGCGTGCAAGCAAGCTACGGAACGATTCAAATCCGTCGCAGGCGCATGAAAAAAGAAGGAGAAGCCAGTATATACCCCTTGGACAAAGAAGTGGGTATTCGCCCTTACCGGAGATACACCGCCTATTTGGAATACGTTATTGCCTGTATTGCAGCCAAGAGCGTCTACCGTGATACAGCCGCTGTCGTCAACCTGCTGAGTCCCGTCACGATAAGCCACCAACAAGTTGCACATGTCGTGAGACGAGTAGGAGAAACCTATGGTGCTTGGGAGAAATTGCAGGAAAGCACCGATCCCATGGAAGAGACAGAACTGCGCCGGCCGGAAGTTCTCTACATCGAAGGGGATGGACTCATGCTGCACGGGCAGAATAAGAAACAGCTCGAGCTCCATCGATTCCAAATCGCCGAAGGCGTACAAGAAAACGGCAACCGTCGTACCCTTATTGGCACCCACTATGTAGCGAATCTCGATCACGAGAAAGCCAAAGAGAGTCTGCTGCACTATCTGGGGAGCCACTATGATCTAACCCATACCCTGGTTCTGAGCAACAGTGATGGAGGTGCCGGTTACACCTGCGGCGTCTTTGAAGAAATCCTTGGAAGCGTCGGCCAGCATGAGCACTTTCTGGATTGGTACCACGTACAAAGGAAATGCAGAGAACGCCTTTTATGGGCAAATTCGACCCTATACAAGAAACTATACAAAGCGCTGTATACCCATGAACGCGAGGAAATGGGCCTAGTATTGGATACCGTGGAATCTATGTCCCAAGATGAGCGACAAACGGAACAAGTGGAGCTTCTTCGAAAGTACATAGAAAGAAACTGGATATACCTTGCCGGCTTGGAAGAACGAGGGATCGGGGAATACAGGAAGCTTTTGGGGACGTGTGAAAGCAACCATAGGCTCTACAGCTACCGGATGAAGAAGCAAGGTAGACGATGGAGTCGAGCCGGTGGCGAAGCGATGGTAAAGATCATCACGGGATTGAAGAATGGTGATCTGCGAGAGGCCATGGCGGCGAAGGCGGAGTGGTTCAATGCGAAGGCAGGAAGAGACTTCCGCGGAGCCGTGCGAGAGGCATTGAAAAGAAGCAAGAGGACGACGTATGACGGGGTCCGACATGGGAGGATTACAGTAAGTGCGCCGATGAGCAGTGGGATTGGACATTTGTCCAAATGCTTTGCTTAG
- a CDS encoding FAD:protein FMN transferase, with product MDTIFHFTVYDGDKAHALKAAREEAERLEALWSVTRAESEISRLNHSEGTPEKVSQETLSALRYAQELYRVTDGVLDVSLFPLLSAWGFTRDTQHVPNDEVIARMLARRGIDALRIEGDTVTMPAGAELDFGAIGKGYAADIVAARLREYGVTSAILSLGGNITVMGKKPDNTPWRVAIKDPSAPERMMGVVDLSEESLATSGGYERFFIENGIRYGHILDPRTGWPAETNLLSATAIAKDGRGADAFSTTLYILGLDGAIDFYLAHEGLDFILVTSAGEVYISEGLDGRFSLLDDYAGKTVNIVIKSG from the coding sequence ATGGATACGATATTTCATTTTACGGTCTATGATGGGGATAAGGCACACGCCCTAAAGGCGGCTCGGGAAGAGGCAGAGAGATTGGAAGCCCTATGGTCAGTGACAAGGGCGGAGAGCGAGATTTCTCGGCTTAATCATAGTGAAGGCACGCCGGAGAAGGTGTCGCAAGAGACGCTTTCCGCTCTGCGCTATGCGCAGGAACTTTATCGGGTGACGGATGGAGTGCTCGATGTGTCGCTCTTCCCGCTGCTCTCGGCGTGGGGATTTACGCGTGATACGCAGCATGTGCCGAATGATGAAGTGATTGCTCGAATGCTTGCCAGACGCGGTATAGATGCGCTGCGGATCGAGGGCGATACCGTCACAATGCCGGCGGGGGCTGAACTGGACTTCGGAGCGATCGGCAAGGGATACGCTGCAGATATAGTTGCAGCACGACTCCGAGAGTATGGTGTCACGAGCGCAATTCTAAGCTTGGGCGGCAATATCACGGTTATGGGAAAGAAGCCGGACAACACTCCATGGCGTGTCGCCATCAAGGATCCATCAGCACCGGAGAGAATGATGGGGGTAGTAGACCTGTCAGAGGAGAGCCTTGCAACATCCGGCGGGTATGAACGGTTTTTTATAGAAAATGGCATTCGATACGGTCATATTCTGGATCCCAGGACGGGGTGGCCGGCAGAGACAAATCTGCTCTCTGCCACAGCGATTGCAAAAGATGGCAGAGGTGCCGATGCATTCTCTACAACACTCTATATTCTGGGGCTTGATGGCGCCATCGATTTTTATCTTGCGCATGAGGGCTTGGATTTTATCCTCGTTACGAGTGCAGGTGAAGTTTATATTAGTGAAGGTCTTGATGGACGATTTTCACTGCTGGATGACTACGCCGGAAAAACTGTCAACATAGTGATAAAATCCGGATGA
- a CDS encoding MarR family transcriptional regulator, with protein MATEKEKEEALLLKNQLCFPLYAASRRIVAAYHPFLECIGLTYTQYVTMMVIWERKVISVKELGERLYLDSGTLTPLLKKLEAQGYITRARSKEDERIVIVELTAAGADLKNKAMSIPESMVCRLNEKTAFTKEELNVMRTELYKLIKALS; from the coding sequence ATGGCAACGGAAAAAGAAAAAGAGGAGGCGCTTCTCTTAAAAAACCAGCTGTGCTTCCCGCTTTATGCGGCAAGCCGCAGAATTGTCGCCGCGTATCATCCGTTTCTTGAGTGTATCGGATTGACCTACACACAGTATGTGACGATGATGGTTATCTGGGAGCGGAAAGTCATCAGTGTCAAGGAGCTTGGCGAGCGACTTTATCTCGATTCGGGGACGTTGACACCCTTACTTAAGAAGCTTGAAGCACAGGGCTATATCACACGTGCGAGGAGTAAAGAGGATGAGCGAATTGTCATCGTCGAACTGACGGCGGCTGGGGCAGATCTGAAAAACAAGGCAATGTCAATACCTGAGTCGATGGTCTGCCGTCTCAATGAAAAGACGGCTTTTACAAAAGAGGAGCTCAATGTCATGCGTACCGAACTATATAAGCTTATTAAGGCATTGAGTTAA